TCAACTGCCCCATATGACACTCGGCAGTGTGAACCGCCTTGCCCATACCGCTAAATTACCTGGTGGTAAAGGTATCAATGTTTCACAAATCTTAAACGAATTAGCCCAACCCAATATTGCGCTCGGTTTCTTAGGCGGGTTCACGGGTACTTTCATCAGCACGGCTCTAACTGCCAAAGGCTTGACCAGTCGCTTCACGACGATCGCCGATGACACCCGCATCAATGTTAAAATCCATGCGGATGCTGAAACTGAATTAAATGGCGCCGGTCCACAAATCACCGCCACCGAAATCGACCAATTCTATCAAGAATTAGCCCAATTAACACCAGCCGATGTGGTTGTCATGTCTGGGAGTTTAGCACCTAGTCTTCCTGACAGTTTCTACTATGACATCATTCAAAAAGTAAAAGCTGCGGGCGCTAACTTCGTGATTGACACCACTGGCGAAGCCTTAAAGAAGACCTTGCCTAGTCAACCATTGGTCGTCAAACCAAATAATCATGAATTGGCCGCTTATTATGACACGACTTTCAATAGTCAAGCCGACATTATCGCTGCTGGTCAACGGATGTTAGCCGCAGGTGCCCAACATGTCTTGATTTCAATGGCCGGTGACGGTGGCCTGCTCATCACACCAGACCACGTTTACTTTAGCCCCGCACCAAAGGGGCATGTTATCAACTCCGTTGGTGCTGGTGATTCAATGATTGGCGGATTTGTCGGTACTTTCGCTAAAACTCACGATGCGGTTGAAAGCTTCCGATATGGCCTAGCTTGTGGGTCCGCAACGGCCTTCTCTGAAGACATTGCTACCCGGGCTAAGATTGATGAGATTCTACCTTTAATTAAGATTGAAAATTTAACTAACTAACCAGTTCAGAAAGGACTGTTACACCACATGGATATTCGCGACTTATTACTAAAAGACGTCATGATCATGGATATGACTGCCACGACCAAAGACGAAGCCATTGACGAATTAGTTCATAAATACGCTGAACAAGGCGTCATCAATGACGAAGCACTGTATAAAAAAGATATTATTAAACGTGAAGCCGAATCAACTACTGGGATTGGCGACGGGATTGCAATGCCCCACGCTAAAGATAAGGCTGTTCAACGCGCGACTGTCTTGTTCGCCAAGAGCGACGCCGGTGTTGACTTTAATGCTTTAGACGGTCAACCCGTCCACTTATTCTTCATGATTGCTGCGCCTGAAGGAGCCAACAACACACATTTGCAAGCTTTAGCTGCCCTTTCAAGTCTCTTGATTGATCCGGACCTAGTCGCTAAGTTGAAGCAAGCCCAAACACCAGCCGACGTGCAAACGTTATTCGGTGATGCTCAAGCTGCTAAAGAAGCCAAGGACGCTAAAGATGAAGCGGCCCGCGCTGAAAAGGCCGCAGCACCCGCTGCACCAACTAGTCACTATGTCGTCGGCGTCACTGCTTGTCCAACTGGGATTGCGCACACTTACATGGCCGAAGCTGCTTTAATCAAACAGGCAGAAGCAATGGGTGTTGATATTAAAATTGAAACCAATGGTTCTGAAGGGGTTAAACATCTTTTAACCGCTGACGAAATCGCCAAAGCTGATGGCGTCGTCATTGCCGCTGATAAAAAAGTTGAAATGGCTCGTTTTGATGGCAAACATTTAGTTAACCGTCCAGTGACCGATGGGATTAAAGAACCAGAAAAATTAATCAACGAAGCTATCAGTGGTGATGCCCCAATTTATCATGCTGATAGTAGTGATGTTGCCGCTGATACGACCGGCAATGCTGGTAGCGGTGTTTGGAACGAAATCTACAAGAACTTAATGAACGGGATTTCACATATGTTGCCATTCGTCGTTGGTGGTGGGATCTTAATGGCCCTCTCCTTCGTCATTGAACAATTTGCTGGTGGTGGCAAGAGCACAGCCTTTGTCTTCTTGAACCAAGCTGGGAACATGGCCTTTGCCTTTATGATTCCTGTATTAGCCGCCTTCATTGCCGAATCAATCGGTGATCGTCCAGCCTTAATGCCTGGGTTTGTTGGTGGGTTTATGGCAACTGTCTACACTGGCGCTTATGGTGGTGCTTATACGGCTTCCATCGTGGCTAATGCCAAGAGTCCGGCCGGCTTCTTAGGTGGTTTAGTCGCTGGGTTCTTAGCAGGTTACATCACCGTTTGGATGAAGAAAGCCACTAAGAATATTCCGGCTTCCTTAGATGGTATGAAACCAATGCTGATTTTCCCAATCTTGGGCTTACTATTAACTGCCCTCTTAATGTTCTTCGTTGTTAACCCAATTTTCTCAGTCATTAACATCTGGATTACCAACTTCTTGGAATCCATGGGAACTGGGAATGCCATTCTCTTAGGGATTGTCCTGGGTGGGATGATGTCAATTGATATGGGTGGTCCTTTCAACAAGGCTGCTTACGTCTTTGCAACTGGTGCCTTTACCGCAACCAACGATGGTAACTTAATGGCTGCCGTTATGGCTGGTGGGATGGTGCCACCATTGGCAACTGCCATCGCCACGGCCTTTTGGCCAAAGAAGTTTACGGATGACGAGCGTAAAGCTGGGATTTCAAACTGGTTGCTTGGGATTTCCTTCATTACTGAAGGGGCTATTCCATTCGCCACTGCTGATCCATTGCATGTCATTGGTTCAAGTGTCGTCGGTGCTGCTATTGCCGGTGGTTTAACTCAACTATGGCAAGTTTCCGTTCCTGCTCCTCATGGTGGCCTCTGGGTCGCACTCTTAGCCACTAATATTTGGGGCTACGTTGCCGCTACTGTGATTGGTGCGGTCATTGCCGGGGTAATTCTTGGTATTTGGAAGCCCGCTAAAAAAGCTTAATTCAACCCAAAAAGTGATTGCCGAAAATCTTTTGATTTTCAGCAATCACTTTTTTTGTTCCCCAGCCACTACTACCTCGGGCCAACATCTTTATTTTGCCACATCGGTTCAATCCTGCAATCAAACGGTTATAATAAAAGTATAAATTAATTTATTATTGAAATGAGACGATACTTTTGAAAGTCAAAGCAACAGTCCTTGGTAGCCTAGTAATCGCTGCCCTACTCCTATTAACCGGCTGTCATCAGGCGACCGTCACCACCCTGCCAGCAGTCAAGAAGCCTACGATCACAGCCATGGTGATTAGTGACGACCATGTGATTGCGCCCCGTCTGCATGATAATGGTCCGGCCTTCAAATCCTATGCAGCCAGTGACGCCGGTGCTGACTTAAAATATAGTGCGACTATTTTTAAGGCCTTTATTGCGACTGCCTTAACTAAAAAACCAGATGTCGTCATTGTCAGTGGCGACATTACCAACAATGGCGAAAAAGCTAGTCATGAGTACGTGGCACAGCAACTAAACCGGTTAATTCAGGCCCATATTCGCGTCTATGTCGTTCCCGGCAATCATGATATTAATAATCCGCTAACTCGCCGTTTCAAAGGGAAGAAACAAGCAGAAACAGTTGCCGTGAGCCCCAGTGACTTTAAGCATATTTATAAAAACGCGGGCTATCAGCAAGCCACCGAGACTGACAAAAATTCATTAAGTTATCTGGTTAAACCGAGCCAGAAAACTTGGTTCTTAATGCTCGATTCGGCCATTTATCGCAGTAATTACCAGCAAGGTAGCTCAACCGTTGGTGGTGGCTTTAATGCCGGTACTTTGGACTGGATTGCCAAAGTCGGTCGTGCAGCTAAGAAACAACATGCCACGCTAATTCCAGTCATGCACCACAACTTAATGGATCACACCGCTATTCACCAAAATTACACTATCGGATATGCCGATGAAGTTCAGCAAGTTTTCGCTAAAGCGGGCATTAAATTAGCTTTAACTGGGCACTTGCATGCGCAAAATATCAAGCAAATGACCACTAACGGCCAATCATTAACGGATATTGCCAGCGGTGCCCTCATTCTCGGTAGCCATTATTATGGGACGCTCAAGCTTAATCAGACGACCGGGACTGCCAGCTATCAGGCACAAGCCACTAATGTTGACAATTATATTCGAACCCACCAAGGCGCAGCGGCAGTTCAGGCTTATCAAAAATATGATCACGACGTCTTATTTGCAGCCGGCTATAACGCCGCTTTACAATCATTACTAGAAGACCCTGATCTTAACTATTCAACTAAACAAACAAAAACGTTAGCAACGGGCATGGCTGCGGCTAACATTGCGGTCTTTCGTGGCACCGCTGTTCAAGCTAGTGCGAACATCACAGCTTGGGAAAAACTCCCAAAATCAACGCCACTACGCCAATTTGTATTAGCCACCCGCCATTTAAGTGGTAATCTCACTTAGATGCCCACTAAAAAGCCAGGCACTGCAAGAAGTTGTGAATTCTTGCAGTGCCTGGCTTTTTTGACCTACGGACTAAGTAGCCCCTTTTTGATAATGTTTGGGAGTCACGCCACCACCAGCTAACGAAAACTTAATGGTCTGTGCGACATTTTTTGCAACACCTAACTTCTGAATTTCTTCCACGGGTGCAGCCGCAATCTTCCCCATTGAACCGAATTGACGTAATAGCTTGTTACGCGTTTTCGGACCCACACCTGGAATCTCATCTAGGCGTGAACTTAATGAATGTTTCGTATGCACTTGCCGGTGGAACGTGATAGCAAAGCGATGGACTTCATCTTGAATACGTTGTAGCAAGTAAAATCCCTGACTCTTCGGATCAAGATTCAAATGAGCGTCACCTGCGGAGGCTAATAAATCCGCCGTTTTATGATGATCATTTTTAACCATGGCCGCCACCGGCGTAGTCAGGCCTAATTCGTTTTCTAAGACGTCTTTAGCAGCATCCAACTGAATGTCCCCGCCATCCATTAAAATCAAATCAGGTAAGGCTGCGTGCTCTTTTAGTAACCGCGTATACCGACGTCGGATGACTTCCCGTGTCGATGCGGCTTCATCCGCATGATCGACCGTTCGTAATTTATATTTTCGATACAGTTTCTTATTCGGTTGACCATCTGTGAAGACAACCATTGCTGAGACCAGATCCGTCCCTTGAATATGTGAGTGGTCAAAAGCTTCAATCTTATGACCAGCTGGGATCCCCAATGCAGCCGTAATCTCTTGCATGGCCCCCGTCGTTTTTTGCTCATCCAACTCCAACAGGCGGAACTTTTCTTCTAATACGATCCGAGCATTCTTTTCTGCTAAGTCAAGCAAGTCACGCTTCTGTCCACGTTGTGGCGTCCGCACTGGAATCCCTAGAATCTCACTTAACACCGTCTTATCTAGCCCCGCTGGTACCAAGACTTCCCGTGGCAAAACGTTATTTTTACGATTATAAAATTGCAAAATAAAACTCGTCATTTCTTCAGGCGCCGTTGAAACAATTGGAAACAAGCGTTTTTCACGTTTCATTAACCGGGCCTGTCGAATAAAGAAGACTTGGATCGATAACCAACCTTTATCCAAATAAAAGTTGAACAAATCACGCGGGGTATTATCATTTGAAATGATTTTTTGTTTTTCAACGGTCATTTCAATGTACGTTAACTGATCCCGTAATTCAGCGGCCCGTTCAAATTCCAAAGCCGCTGCGGAACGCGTCATCCGTTTCGTTAATTGTTGCTTAACGGTCTCAACATGCCCATTTAAAAAGGACTTAATCCGTTTGATTTGGGCCGTATATTCAGCCACCGGCACCGTCTTAAAACACGCGCCCAAACATTGTCCCATATGATAATACAAACAAGGCCGATGCTGAAAACCATTGCAACGCCGTAACGGATAAACCTTTTGAATAAAATTAACCGTTTCTTGTGCGGCATAAACGTTTGGATATGGGCCAAAATAATACCCCCCATCTTTACGCACATCGCTTACAATCAAAATTTGGGGGTCTCGTTCATTCGTGATTTTAATATACGGATAACCAGTGCCTTTTTTTAATTTGATATTAAAATATGGTTGATGCTTTTGAATCAACGTGATTTCCAACAAAAAAGCTTCTTTATCTGTCGAAGTTACGATAAATTCAAAATCAGCAATTTCAGAAACTAGGCGCGCGGTTTTACCGGTATGACTACTTTTAAAATACGACCGGACGCGATTCTTTAAATTCTTCGCTTTACCCACATAAATAATCTGACTATTTAGATTTTTCATCAAATAACAGCCTGGTAAATCAGGTAGTAACGCAAGTTTATGTTCAATATGTGCCAATGCCATGACGCGCGCTCCTCTCATTAATTTAGCGATACTAGTATACCGCCTGACACTAGGCGTGACAAGCAATCTACTCGCTAAGCTAATTTTAATGAACAAACGGGCCCGACTGGACTATTTTCCAGCCGAACCCGTTGATCACTCATAGCAGACTACATTAAAATTTTTGATAGAAAATCTTGTGCCCGTTCCGTTTTAGGGTGGGCAAAGAACTCTTCTGGCGTGTTATTTTCTTGAATATAACCATCCGCCATAAACCAGATTCGGTCGCCAACTTCTTTCGCAAAACCCATTTCATGGGTGACCACAACCATCGTCATCCCATCTTTAGCCAACTCCTGCATGACATTCAAAACTTCACCAACCATCTCTGGATCTAGCGCTGAAGTAGGTTCATCGAATAACATCACTTTGGGATTCATGGCTAAGGCCCGGGCAATTGCGACCCGTTGGGCTTGGCCCCCTGATAAGCTCGCTGGAAACGCCTCGGCATGGTCATCTAGTCCCACACGCTTTAACAACGTATGCGCCGTTTTAGTTGCAGTAGCATCATCGGTGCCCTTAACTTTCATTGGTGCCAGCTTAATATTTTCCAAAACTGTCATGTTCGGGAATAAATTAAACCCCTGAAAGACCATGCCCATTTTTTCGCGTAACGCATTAACACTCTTCGTATCGAGCGTCGTTAAATCTTGTCCTTCAAACGCTACTTTACCGCTAGTTGGGGTTTCAAGTAAATTCAAGCACCGCAAAAAGGTACTTTTCCCACCACCAGAAGGTCCGATAACGACAATCACCTGGCCGGCATCCACCTGTTCGGTAATATTTTTTAAGACTTCATTTTCACCAAAGCTTTTCGCCAAGGCTTCAACTTCAATAACTGGTTTAGGCATGTTGCATTCTCCTTTCGAAGTAGTTCAAGATCCGTGAGGCAGTGAAGGTCAAGATGAAGTATAAGACCATGATGACTACAATTGGTGCCACCCCACGATAGGTATCTGAACGGACGATATTGCTTTGATAGATTAATTCGGTTACCCCAATAATTGACACAATAGAACTATCCTTAATTAAGGTAATAAATTCATTCCCTAAGGATGGCCAAATGTTCTTCAAGGCTTGTGGTAAAATCACGTACCGCATAGTGCGCCCGTTTGACATTCCTAAACTACGAGCAGCTTCAGTTTGACCAACATCAACAGAATTAATCCCGCCCCGAATGTATTCGGCCACGTAAGCTCCAGAGTTTAATGAAATCGCAATAATCCCGGACGTTAATGCCGGTAGATTAACGAATAACCCTAAACCAAAGTAAACGAACATGACTTGAACCATCATTGGCGTCCCACGAATAAATTCAACGTAGGCCGTGGCGATCCACCGTAAGATGGTCTTGAAAACGCCACCTTTAGCCATCCGTGCTAAGGCCAAGATAATCCCAATGATAAATCCGAAGAAGACCGAACAAACGGTAATAATTAACGTATATTCAATCCCCGTCAAGAAAGCCTGCCAGTAATGACCCATTGAAGTATTAACCGTATTCGTTTTTAAGTATTTGCCGGCAGTTGGCAAGTACGTCTTTTTAACCAGCTTTTCCTGCTTAATTTCGGCAACAGTCTGATTAACTTTGTTAACTAAGCTTGTAGAACCCTTCCGAAAAGCAATTGCTGAACTTGTTGCGGAAGAACTCATATTAAATTTACTTGGAATCGCCGCTAATTGCTTGTTGTTAGCAACGTAGGCTTCTGCGGATGGTTTTTCCATCGCAACGCCGTCAATTTTATGACTTTGTAAGGCTAGGATTAAGTCTGACTGCGACGTCATCCCTTTAACTTGTGTATTTTTAGTTTGCTTTTTAGCAGCATTATATTGGGTCGTCCCGGTTTGCGCCCCTAGCGTTCCCCCATTAAATGAATCCTTATTCTTATACTTGGCCGCGTCCGTCTTGTTAATAACGATATCATAGCCACCTTGATAATAAGTATTCGTAAACGCGACATTTTTACGTCGTGCGGGCGTTGGATTCATCCCAGAAATAATCATATCAACTTTCCCTGTTTGCAGGGCAACCAATAGTGAATCAAATGACATTGACTTGATTTTCAGCTTCACACCTAAATCTTTAGCCACTTTTTGTCCAATCTGGACATCCATCCCAACGACTTTACTCTTACCATTGACCGTCGCTTGAAATTCATAAGGCGGATAGTCTGGCGAAGTTCCCATGACTAGGACACCCTTTTTTTGAATATCTTGTAACGAGGTATCAGCGGCCTGTGCTGATTGCGTCCCTAATGGGAGTACCAGCATGACTAACGCCGTTATAATTGCTAATAATAATCCAACTCTTTTTTTCATAAGCGTTCTCCTTGTTTTTGGTTTACAAGAACAAAGTATAAACGCTTATGATTATTTATGCAAGTAATTTTGATTATTTCTTTTCTTTATGCATAAAAATGCTATTTATACGATTTTTAATGTATATAAAGCGGATAACTGACAAATGCGCTAAAATTTGCTATGATTAGCCATAATTGAAAGGAATGATTGGATGAGTTTAAAAGTTCAGCGTCAAGACAACCTCGACAAATTATTCGATAAATTTGCGATTGGTCCCGATGACAAGGATAAATTAACAACTAAAGCGATTCAAACAACAATTGATGAACATGCTAACCGGCAAACGGTTGAACCTAAGCCTAAGGATCAAACAACCAAAAAATAGGCTAATTTAAAAAATGACAAGTTTAAGACGAAAGTCTCAAACTTGTCATTTTTTAGTCGGTCGATAACTGAACAACTTCACTGAATAGTGCCAGTTCAGCAAATTGCTTGGTCACTTTTAAATGTTGTGCATACTTTTGAGCTAGGTCTGGCTGAACTGCATTAGTTCCCGGTGTAAATAAAAAAAGCAGTGATTTTCATCACTGCCACTTAGTCCTTGAGTTAAATTTTTAATTAGCAAATTTTGGTCCCAATAGTTTGCATCTTTTCACGCCGTTCAGCTTCTGTTTCAGGGCTAACGTTCCGCCAGTCAACTACTGATAACGCGCCGTCTAGCATCCCACTGTCATCTTTTAAGGCCAGGGCATTGTGCCAACGTGAGATAGTCAACCCATTACCAAGAAAATCTTCATC
This genomic window from Lactobacillus sp. CBA3606 contains:
- the pfkB gene encoding 1-phosphofructokinase, giving the protein MIYTITVNPSIDYVVQLPHMTLGSVNRLAHTAKLPGGKGINVSQILNELAQPNIALGFLGGFTGTFISTALTAKGLTSRFTTIADDTRINVKIHADAETELNGAGPQITATEIDQFYQELAQLTPADVVVMSGSLAPSLPDSFYYDIIQKVKAAGANFVIDTTGEALKKTLPSQPLVVKPNNHELAAYYDTTFNSQADIIAAGQRMLAAGAQHVLISMAGDGGLLITPDHVYFSPAPKGHVINSVGAGDSMIGGFVGTFAKTHDAVESFRYGLACGSATAFSEDIATRAKIDEILPLIKIENLTN
- a CDS encoding fructose-specific PTS transporter subunit EIIC, which produces MDIRDLLLKDVMIMDMTATTKDEAIDELVHKYAEQGVINDEALYKKDIIKREAESTTGIGDGIAMPHAKDKAVQRATVLFAKSDAGVDFNALDGQPVHLFFMIAAPEGANNTHLQALAALSSLLIDPDLVAKLKQAQTPADVQTLFGDAQAAKEAKDAKDEAARAEKAAAPAAPTSHYVVGVTACPTGIAHTYMAEAALIKQAEAMGVDIKIETNGSEGVKHLLTADEIAKADGVVIAADKKVEMARFDGKHLVNRPVTDGIKEPEKLINEAISGDAPIYHADSSDVAADTTGNAGSGVWNEIYKNLMNGISHMLPFVVGGGILMALSFVIEQFAGGGKSTAFVFLNQAGNMAFAFMIPVLAAFIAESIGDRPALMPGFVGGFMATVYTGAYGGAYTASIVANAKSPAGFLGGLVAGFLAGYITVWMKKATKNIPASLDGMKPMLIFPILGLLLTALLMFFVVNPIFSVINIWITNFLESMGTGNAILLGIVLGGMMSIDMGGPFNKAAYVFATGAFTATNDGNLMAAVMAGGMVPPLATAIATAFWPKKFTDDERKAGISNWLLGISFITEGAIPFATADPLHVIGSSVVGAAIAGGLTQLWQVSVPAPHGGLWVALLATNIWGYVAATVIGAVIAGVILGIWKPAKKA
- a CDS encoding metallophosphoesterase translates to MKVKATVLGSLVIAALLLLTGCHQATVTTLPAVKKPTITAMVISDDHVIAPRLHDNGPAFKSYAASDAGADLKYSATIFKAFIATALTKKPDVVIVSGDITNNGEKASHEYVAQQLNRLIQAHIRVYVVPGNHDINNPLTRRFKGKKQAETVAVSPSDFKHIYKNAGYQQATETDKNSLSYLVKPSQKTWFLMLDSAIYRSNYQQGSSTVGGGFNAGTLDWIAKVGRAAKKQHATLIPVMHHNLMDHTAIHQNYTIGYADEVQQVFAKAGIKLALTGHLHAQNIKQMTTNGQSLTDIASGALILGSHYYGTLKLNQTTGTASYQAQATNVDNYIRTHQGAAAVQAYQKYDHDVLFAAGYNAALQSLLEDPDLNYSTKQTKTLATGMAAANIAVFRGTAVQASANITAWEKLPKSTPLRQFVLATRHLSGNLT
- the uvrC gene encoding excinuclease ABC subunit UvrC; protein product: MALAHIEHKLALLPDLPGCYLMKNLNSQIIYVGKAKNLKNRVRSYFKSSHTGKTARLVSEIADFEFIVTSTDKEAFLLEITLIQKHQPYFNIKLKKGTGYPYIKITNERDPQILIVSDVRKDGGYYFGPYPNVYAAQETVNFIQKVYPLRRCNGFQHRPCLYYHMGQCLGACFKTVPVAEYTAQIKRIKSFLNGHVETVKQQLTKRMTRSAAALEFERAAELRDQLTYIEMTVEKQKIISNDNTPRDLFNFYLDKGWLSIQVFFIRQARLMKREKRLFPIVSTAPEEMTSFILQFYNRKNNVLPREVLVPAGLDKTVLSEILGIPVRTPQRGQKRDLLDLAEKNARIVLEEKFRLLELDEQKTTGAMQEITAALGIPAGHKIEAFDHSHIQGTDLVSAMVVFTDGQPNKKLYRKYKLRTVDHADEAASTREVIRRRYTRLLKEHAALPDLILMDGGDIQLDAAKDVLENELGLTTPVAAMVKNDHHKTADLLASAGDAHLNLDPKSQGFYLLQRIQDEVHRFAITFHRQVHTKHSLSSRLDEIPGVGPKTRNKLLRQFGSMGKIAAAPVEEIQKLGVAKNVAQTIKFSLAGGGVTPKHYQKGAT
- a CDS encoding amino acid ABC transporter ATP-binding protein — protein: MPKPVIEVEALAKSFGENEVLKNITEQVDAGQVIVVIGPSGGGKSTFLRCLNLLETPTSGKVAFEGQDLTTLDTKSVNALREKMGMVFQGFNLFPNMTVLENIKLAPMKVKGTDDATATKTAHTLLKRVGLDDHAEAFPASLSGGQAQRVAIARALAMNPKVMLFDEPTSALDPEMVGEVLNVMQELAKDGMTMVVVTHEMGFAKEVGDRIWFMADGYIQENNTPEEFFAHPKTERAQDFLSKILM
- a CDS encoding ABC transporter substrate-binding protein/permease, with amino-acid sequence MKKRVGLLLAIITALVMLVLPLGTQSAQAADTSLQDIQKKGVLVMGTSPDYPPYEFQATVNGKSKVVGMDVQIGQKVAKDLGVKLKIKSMSFDSLLVALQTGKVDMIISGMNPTPARRKNVAFTNTYYQGGYDIVINKTDAAKYKNKDSFNGGTLGAQTGTTQYNAAKKQTKNTQVKGMTSQSDLILALQSHKIDGVAMEKPSAEAYVANNKQLAAIPSKFNMSSSATSSAIAFRKGSTSLVNKVNQTVAEIKQEKLVKKTYLPTAGKYLKTNTVNTSMGHYWQAFLTGIEYTLIITVCSVFFGFIIGIILALARMAKGGVFKTILRWIATAYVEFIRGTPMMVQVMFVYFGLGLFVNLPALTSGIIAISLNSGAYVAEYIRGGINSVDVGQTEAARSLGMSNGRTMRYVILPQALKNIWPSLGNEFITLIKDSSIVSIIGVTELIYQSNIVRSDTYRGVAPIVVIMVLYFILTFTASRILNYFERRMQHA
- a CDS encoding SPJ_0845 family protein — encoded protein: MSLKVQRQDNLDKLFDKFAIGPDDKDKLTTKAIQTTIDEHANRQTVEPKPKDQTTKK